attgaaaaatactGAGGAAAGACAGGTAGAAGGTGGAGGCCAAGAAATTGAGAACTAGAGATTCCAGAAGTTAGAGATGTTTTGAGAGAGGGCAGGAACAGGGAATGGGGGGAAATGGGAAGAAAGACGCGTACCTTGAAGAGGGCATAATGAAGATACTGATAAGGCAGCCGACTCTGAAAGTCCTTGAGCAGTTGTCGAGGCGGGTAAGGTACCTGGAAGGCTGGCAGCGTCCGTTTGCACCGCCTCAGGCAGGCTGCCCGCTCCAACACCTGCCCAAAAAACCAGAGCTCTCGGCCCCACTCTTCCCGAAGCTCTTCTTGGGTGCCCCAGGCCGGGGAGTGCTCCCCAGAGGGCCTGGCACTGCTGCAGTTGGCATGGCAGAAAGCCTCACTGTCCTGAAGTAGCCTGTGCAGCCTCAGGGATGCCTCCAGGTAGCGGGCGCTCTCCTTCCAGCTCTCCCCCTCATACTGCTCCAGGGCATAGGCATAGGCTGAGCCTAGGGGCATGAGGTCCTCAGGGGGGAAGCCCCGAAAACTATACTTCTCATATTGCGCCCAGGCGCTGCCCACCAGGAGAAGCAGAAGCCCCCACGGCTGCCCCATGCCCCAAGCCCGGAGTCCCACTGGCTCCTTGAGGGCCCTGGCCTCCTGATGCTGAAGAAGGAGTTGGCAGATGGGGGAAGGGGCGGGGATTTGGGGGACTGGTCAGGGAGGAGCAGAGGGGCAGCCGGCTGGGTCTTAGTGCCTGTCTGACTGGATGGGGGTCCTAGGCTTAGAACAGAATGGGAATAGAAAGTTCCCTGGTTGGAGGCTCCCcaaagaggaaatgggaaatatCCCCAGGAATTTGTCCCTGGGGAGCGAGCAAGAAGCAGTGGTCCCTACACCAGCGAATTCCCAGCCCCCCTTACAAGGCCCTCGCGCCCCTGGGGAAAGCGGAGCTGCCTGGGGTCTGATTCGGGGAGGACACCCCCTCTGAGCTGTCCGGCTGGCCCAGGCTTTCTGCACGTGCAGACCGCAGTCTCCTCCGCTCTTTCTGATCGGGGCATCGAGAAGAGGAGCGTCTCCGAGCCATCATTCTCCGCACCCACCGTCCACTTCACAAGCTCTCCAGATGACCAGCCCGTCGGGGGCGGAGGGAGAGCGGGGACCTCGTACTGCTAATCCTGTGGTTTCGGGCCACCGCGTCACGGGAGACAGCGTTTGTAACCAGTTCGGCCCAGCGCCTGGCACAGAACAGTCGCGTAACCAGTGCTTGCCCCCAGCCCATATTTCCACCCCCATTTTTCAGGGTCCTGGGAACCGAGAAGCCTTGTTAACTGTCAGCTCTTAGAGACCAGTGGCTGAGCACAGACCGTGCCCGCTCAGGAACCTCCTGGCTTCTAGTGGGAAGCCCGGCATGGGCTTGGAAGGTTCGCTCAGCTTCAAGATCTGTAGTCTCTTTAAGTAGCGGGACACATCTAAAAGAGATTCCCACTCCCACGCTCCCATCCCaatttggggaaggaggaaggatcgAGCACTCAGCCGGGCGCTAGGACCCAGTGGCAgcgctgggaaaaaaaaaaaaaaagaagctgaaagtTTTTCTAAGAAgttgttccaagtttttcctttCCCCCGAAGCCCCTTCCCCCAGCTCTCTCCGGAtgttaccccccccaaaaaaaccttacCCCCTGGGGGCGGGGCAGACGGGATGGAGAGACGCCCTTAGAAAAACCTGATCTCTCTGCGCTTTTCCCCCTGGCCTCTCTCCGCCCCCATCCCCAGCTCCCCCTCGGCTCCCCTCAGCTCCCCCCGCAGCCAGCTCAGCTGCCCCAGCCCCCATTCCACGTTGACTACTTTGAGGGAAGGGAGGGTGCATTGACAGGAAGAGGGGGAGCCAGCGCTGGGCGAAGGAGAAGCCGGAGCAGGAGGCGGAGGCTCCTTGCTCTCTCACCCAGCCATCCCGCTCCAGGCACCATGTCCCCCCGGGGCTCCCTCAGCCGCACCCTCCCCTTACTCCCGGTCCTGCTCCTGCTGCTGCAGGCCTCGGGAAGGGCCCTGGGCCGGGCCAGCCCTGGTGGGGGGCCCTTAGAAGATGTGGTCATTGAGAGGTACCACGTCCCCCGAGGCTGTCCTCGAGAGGTGCAGATGGGGGACTTCATCCGCTACCACTACAATGGGACCTTTGAGGATGGCAAGAAGTTTGATTCCAGGTAATGGGGTAGGGGGACCCCTAAACACATCATCCCCCATCACCTGAACACAACCCGCCCCTGACTTCACTTTCCTGCAAACATATTTGCTCTCCCAGAAATTCCCTGTACCCAAAGGTATCCTGTGCTCCGCCAACTGTCCCACTGCCCATATACTCTTTTTTCACCTTCCATCCCCCATTCATACAGCCCACCACCTTCCCAAAGTTCCTGAGAAAACAATTTTCAAGGGTAGATTGCCTGTTTGCCTGTGCTTTGTCTGTGATTTGCATGCTGAATACATTTTCTAAAGAAATGGGTTATGGGTACACAGGGGTATACTCCGCCTGAACagtatatggggggggggggaagggaaggaatgaataTCAGTCTGAGATCCCTTTGAAACAAATTGCCCCCGTCTCACTTTGGCACGACTGTggttccctttctttctccccatcccccagGAGTTTTGAGGTGAGTtctttgatgtaaaaaaaaaggaactggaaTTTATCTGAAGGAATGGTTTATTCAAAGTCTGagaaagaattttgtaaaagatgcacaagaaaaatgaaaagaaatggtaCTGATCTGGGGAGTGATGAGAGATCTCACCCATTAGAGGCATCTCTCCTATATACCCTGACATCTCATTGCTGGACTCCTTCCCAAACCCTCCAAGGCCTTTCCGTCTCCCTACCACCACTTTCCTCCTCTCTCAGCTTCCTTCCGTTTTAAAGGCTGAAACCTTCACTGTCCATCTTGTGGATTTAGAGATCTGGAATCTACTCCAGGGAGACCTAAAGGGGAGGGTTAGGGGAGAGGGAGTAGACTCTGCTGCTCTGAGGTTGGTTTCCAGATGATAGGGTATGTACCAGGACTCTAGATCTCCTCCTGCTCCACTCCTAACAAATGGTACTTCTCCTAACAAATGCTGCCAGTCTTTGGGAAATAATTGCTTTGTAAACCACTAAGGTTATCTTTGGAATCATCAGCTCAGATTCTTTGGGGAGTTGTGGCAGAGATGGCAGAGGAGGGAGGCAGTGCTGGGGAGGAGAGCAATAACTGGGAATGTCTTCACATTAGGCAAAACCAGCTGGTTTTTAGGAGAGGAATTATTGGTGTAAAGTATATCTGGAGCAGTCTGTCTCCCAAAAAAGCCTTCATGAAGAACCTCAAAATGAATGAGGAAAAAGGGTACACTTCTGGATAGTACTGCCCTGGAACAAAGTCCTGCTTGCACTAAGATAGCTTTGCTGGGAGGTGTTTTGAGCCAAATATTACTTCAAAGGCCTAAGAGCCCTCCCAAGAGGAATAAAATCTTAGTGCTGCTTTCTAACCAAGACCTGCACCCCTCCctcaagattcaaacccaggatgAATCCCCAAATAAAAGGGATTCCACATTTCTGAAACAGAGACCCAATCCTGATAGGCCAGGGGTCACGGAGGACATGCTAATAAAACTTAGAAGGCATGTTTGCAGGAATGTGTGAGCCTGCATAAGGGACACTGTTTATGTggatgtgtgtctatatataggCATAGATCTGTGTATATGTGCAAGCATAGGAGatgatgaatgaaaaataataatgataccaTTTATGAGGCAGCTGAGTGGTGCAGTAGGTAGAGCACTAGGCCTAAagtcaaaaagaacaaaatttaaatccagcctacctgtgtgactctgggcaagccacttaaccctggatgcctcagtttccttatctgtcaagtgagctggagaaggaaatggcaaaccactatgtGATCtgtaccaagaaaactccaaatgggatcatgaggaatcattgaaaaaaaaaaaaaaaccaacagcaTTTATATGACAATTTAAGgttggcaaagcactttacaaatattatcccatttaattctcacagtcctgttagatagatgctattgctatttccatttaacaaatgaagtAACTGTATCAGATAAAAGTTAGAGTcgcacaactagtaagtgtctgatgtgaaatttggattcaaatcttccttGGTTGCAGGCCCAGAATTCTGCCCATTGTACCATTTGGTTTACTAGTGATCATATTAATGGGTAGCACATGCCTATCTTTATGTGCTTTTTTTCAGAGGCAATTggcaaacacatacacacacacacacacacacacacacacacacaggccttgtgtatgcatgtatgcagAACTCTATGTGTCCCTATTCACATTTCTAGAGTGTGTGACCTTCCCCACAAAAGGTataattatccccactttacagatgagtaaactgaggctaaagaattttaaatgacaaaaaaatttaaataaatttttaaaaaattttaaaaagaagctaaaatgACTTGCTAAAGTTAATGCAGCTTTATCAAAAGCTTAGTccagatctgaacccaggtccaCTGAGTACAAATGCTTGTGCTTCTGGGCCATTTAGCCCTGTCCTTATTCCCTCTTCTGCAGCTATGACCGTGGAGTGACAGTAGCAGGTGTGGTGGGTGTGGGCCGGCTCATCACTGGTATGGACCGAGGGCTTATGGGGATGTGCGTCAATGAACGGCGTCGCCTCATCGTCCCCCCCCACCTTGGCTACGGCAGCATCGGGGTTGGTGAGTGAGGGAGAGGGGGCGGTTGGGACACAGGCATGAAAAACTGGGGGGAGGTCTTGGTCAAAAGAAATGATAGGGACTcgtccagggttatacagctagcaagtatcagGTGTtcaaggctggatttaaattcagagcctcctgattccagggctggtactGATCCTACTAATGCTTCCCACCTCTAGACACAGCAATGATAAACTCAGAATGCAGACTGAGATTATTTAATCGTGGTCAATGTAGAATTTTGTTTTGGTCTGACCATATATATgcttaaaagtttacaaaatggTTAGTCCAAGTATGATTATTACACATGGGAAAATTGAGTCTCACAGAGATTTAAGTGACTAAACTATAATCAAACACCCAGGGAATGCTGGTTCTTGGATTGGACTCAAGTTCAGTACTTCTTCCACTTTATGACAGGGCCTCCCTCATAGAGTGAAGGCCACGTGGGGCAATGGAAGCTAGGATGCTCCTAGGAAGAAAGATGTCCCTTTGGAGGAGGGATGGGACTTTCTCCCCATTGCCACTGGGTCTAACAGATAATCCTCCCCTCCTCAGCCGGGCTGATCCCTCCTGACTCCACACTGTACTTTGACGTTGTCCTGTTGGATGTATGGAACAAGGAAGACTCAGTGCAGGTGAACACTCTCCTTCGACCAACGAATTGTCCCCGCATGGTGCAGGACAGCGACTTTGTCCGCTATCACTATAATGGCACGCTGCTGGATGGAACAGCTTTTGACTCCAGGTAATGGGTCCCAGAGGAACTCTGAAGGCAGAGAAGAGGAGCCTGGAAGATGAAGGAATGGCACGTGATGCAGGAGTCTCCTCCCCGCCCCACTCAatcccttctccatctcattctcCACAGCTATAGCAGGAGTAGCACTTATGACACCTATGTGGGCTCAGGATGGCTTATCAAGGGCATGGACCAGGGGCTGCTGGGGATGTGTcctggagagaaaaggaagatcatCATACCCCCTTTTCTGGCATATGGAGAGAAAGGCTATGGTAAGAGCAGTAGGTTTACACTGGGGGAAGATGGGTGGCctttaagaggaagaaaaggcaCCAGAAAGGGGCAAAGAGGGGACCTCTCTgcagattgtttttgttttttttgttttgggggtggggaggtttaagtgacttgtccaggatcatatagctagtaagtgtcaagtgtttgaggctggatttaaactcaggttctcctgattccagggctggtgctctatccactaagcctcCTTAGCTGCCCCCACAAATGCTTTCCACCTCATGGCAGAGCAATAATGAACTCAGGATGCAGACTGAGATTATTTAAACATGGTCAAGGCAGAATTTTGTTTTGGTTGACTATATGCATTTGTTATGAGtttatgattatccccatttgacagatgaggagagTGAGACTCaagaattttaaatgacaaaaatattaattaaaattaatttttaaaaattaaaaaagaagtttaaatgacttgataAAGTTGATGCAGCTGTCAAAAAGCTTagcccagatttgaacccaggtccaaTGACACAGATTCGTTGTTCCTTTTACTGTATCTTATAACTTCAAGTGATCCTGAGCCATTTAATCCTATCCTCATTCCCTCTTCTGCAGCTATGATTGTGGAGAGACAGAAGCAGGTGTGCTGGGTGTGGGAAGAGAACTTTTCTATTGgttaattaaaatgctttttttttaatgatagttttttaaaatagtttttaaactaTTTATCCCCAAGCTTAGAAGTCCAAAGAAACCTTAGAGGGCAACCATAGGGACCttgatcttttctctctttcccctttaggAACTGTGATCCCTCCTCAGGCTTCCCTCGTTTTCCATGTCCTTCTAATTGATGTCCACAATCCCAAGGACAGTGTCCAGCTAGAGACTCTGCTGCTGCCTCCTGGCTGTGGGCGGAAAGCTGTGGCAGGGGATTTCATGCGATACCATTATAATGGCTCCTTGATGGATGGCACCATCTTTGACTCCAGGTAATAGGGGGGTTGGGCCCATGAGAGAATGGCAATAGCTGAAGAAGTTGCTGAGGCAAAATCACTCAAAATATGGGAGAATGGAGGAAGCACTGGGaggaaagaatcacagaatcttagattCATAAAGGACCTCAGCAATCATGGTcatctgcttgaagacctccagtgagaaAGAACCTGGTAgatcccaattctatttttaaaaatctctaattgTTCAAaggttttcctttatattaagTCTAAACCTGTCTCCTTGCAACCCCAAGTCATTGCTCCTAAACAGAACAATGAataggaatttattaaatacttactatatattGGGTGGCAAGgaggtgtagtggatagagccctagaCCTGAAGTCTCTATTCAAATcagacttcagatacttattagctgtgtgaccctaggcaagtcactcatctgtttgcctcagtttcctcatctgtaaaatgcatcagaggaggaaatactcctcaagaaaaccccagatgaagtcacaaagagttggttGTGACTGAAATAACAAGTGAACTACTACTAAATAATAAGTACTATACTAAGCTGGAGATGTAACTAAAATGAAATCATTCCTTccctcaaaatattttcttattataagggaagacaacatatacatataaaagtacatacaaaatatatcccAGAAGCCACCCTAGTTTAAAGTCAAAAATAGACCCTTAGGAACTTGGAAAATATTGGGCTAATCTCCTGGCCAGTTGCTAGGTCCTGTCTACCTAGTCAACTCCTCCACTAAATGGGACTAATGGGCAGGTTATAGTCACAAAATAGATGTATGAATTTGGGAAGACACCAAAAGGAGCTGGGAGAGAATAAGAAAAGACCTAGCAAAGAAGGTGGTGTttgggaaatggaatgtcatgTATGAGGAATagcaaaaaaatggaatgaaagtCAAAGGGagtaatgaatattaatgctggaaaggtaggttggagtcaagttgtaaagagttttaaatgtcaaatagaggaGTTAGGAATTACTAGGAATAAGGAACCTCTGGAACTGGTTAAGTAGAAGAGTGGTCAGAGTTGTATTTTGACAACTCATTTTGGCAGCTTGTGTGTAGGATGGTTTGGAGTGACAAGTGGTCGGAAGCAGGAAGACCAGGTAGGAGGGTATGGAAGTAAGGCAGGCAAGAAAGAATGAGGGCCTGAACTTGGATGGTAAGGGTTAAGGAACACCAAGAAGCTTTGGAGACTGGAAAacaggaggggagggagaaggaagaactgGAGAGAGACCATGAAGAGGAAGGAGAACTAGTGGAGCCATTGTCATTCCTAGTGAAATATATCTCAAGTGCATCTCTGATATAAtagccaatcaatcaatcaacaaatcatTCTAATGCCTAATgctaaaatgctttttattcatgAGACAATGTATCTGACTATGAAAAACCGAGGGAcacagaatcttttttttataattcagaaaatatttaacaaaataaataaaaaaatataatagaacatacaTAATGTTATCATGTTTCCAAGTCAGTATATGGTTTATGTTTGAGTTTGATGCCCTTCCTTTAGTGGATTACAATGGACATGGAAATTTCCAGGTAAGCACAACTTCAATAAAAGCAGCCTTTTGTCAAGTTATTTTCAGGTTTAAGGATATATATTTTGACATTTCAAGGCTTGAATATACATGCCATAGGCAAGCTTTGTTCATTTCACAAAAACTATAGTTATAAAGTGAGAGAAGCAACACAGCGCAATAGACTGAGAAAGGGTTGCAGAGCCATGAAGGACTGAGTCTATtaatacttaatagtattttatttttccaattacatatagttttcaacattcatttttgtaagattttgagttccaaaatttcctccctcccttcttttcctctcccctccccaaaacagcaaacaatctgatatgggttatacatgtacaatcatttatgTCCCATTTctgtatgactgtgggcaagtcatttaatgtcatttaatctctcaaggCTCTGAGTGGCTCCCTAAGATCCTAAATTTCAGAGCAGGTACTGCCCTGAAGTGGTAGAAAGAACTCCTTGCCAGACGGACCCTCCACCAAAAAAGTCATAAATCAAGTCTCTATCTTTGAATTAATGTATTtaactatattaatatattataatacatcaatatattttataataatatattcatttaatataTAGCCTGGGTAAGTCAAATTTATGCtaaccaaaattatttatatttttatctgcaACAACATATTCAAAATTTCACAGCATCCCTAATGAAACTTATGTGCCACTGGTATATCATCACCCACAAGaacccttcctttccccctaatttttggagaagagagaagaaagatgagaCAATAAACaattgctgatttttaaaaaaagataggttttttaaaagctttttattttcaaaatatatgcatagataattttcaacattcacccttgcaaaaccttgtgttccaaattttttcttcctttcttccctccatcccctcccctaaatggcaaataatcaaatatatgttaaacatatgcaattcttctatacatatttccacaattatcatgctgcacaagaaaaatcagatcaaaaagaaaaaaatgataaagaaaacaaaaagcaagcaaacaacagaaagagcgagaatgctatgttgtgatccacactcagttcccatagtcctccttctgggtgtagatggctctctccatcacaagaccattggaactggcttgaatcacctcattgttgactagaacctcttccatcagaattgatcatc
The Sminthopsis crassicaudata isolate SCR6 chromosome 4, ASM4859323v1, whole genome shotgun sequence genome window above contains:
- the FKBP10 gene encoding peptidyl-prolyl cis-trans isomerase FKBP10 → MSPRGSLSRTLPLLPVLLLLLQASGRALGRASPGGGPLEDVVIERYHVPRGCPREVQMGDFIRYHYNGTFEDGKKFDSSYDRGVTVAGVVGVGRLITGMDRGLMGMCVNERRRLIVPPHLGYGSIGVAGLIPPDSTLYFDVVLLDVWNKEDSVQVNTLLRPTNCPRMVQDSDFVRYHYNGTLLDGTAFDSSYSRSSTYDTYVGSGWLIKGMDQGLLGMCPGEKRKIIIPPFLAYGEKGYGTVIPPQASLVFHVLLIDVHNPKDSVQLETLLLPPGCGRKAVAGDFMRYHYNGSLMDGTIFDSSYSRNHTYNTYIGQGYIIPGMDQGLQGVCIGELRRITIPPHLAYGENGAGDKIPGSAVLIFDVHVIDFHNPSDPVETRTISRPSEGCNETSRLGDFVRYHYNCSLLDGTKLFSSHDYGEPQEATLGANKVIEGLNTGLQGMCVGERRQLIIPPHLGHGENGARGVPGSAVLLFEVELVSREEGLPEGYLFVWHGDPPPNLYEDMDLNKDGEIPPEEFSTFIKAQVAEGKGKLMPGQDPEKTIGDMFQNQDRNQDGKITMEELKLKSDEDRERVHEEL